The Bacteroides ovatus genomic interval TCGTTTCTCCTTTATCCAGATACACCATTTCCATTCGAGCCAACAGCTCTTTCACTTCTCTTTCATCCACCTGATACTCAAAACAGAGTTTCTTCAAATAAGCTTCCATACAAAATAGATTTTAGTTAATATATGTCACTTAAAAACACCTAATTCGACATAGCAGGCATCATTGTGCCTCTCAAATATAATTTCCTTTGGGTATATCGTAAATACCAGATACAGATCAATAATGAAACGACCGTTGAAATGGGTGGAGCAAATCCCATGATAAACAGCGACGAGCTATCTATCTGGCTGAACCAGTATGACAACGGTATACGGAACAGGAAAGTGGCTATCAGACTGTGAATCATCGGGAATAACGAGTTTCCTTGTCCGCTGAAATAAGAATTAATGCAGAACACGAAACTAACCACGATGCAGTCGATGCTATACCCTCGCAAATAATCTGCCGCCATTGCCACCACAGCAGCATCTTTCGTAAAGAAAGCAGTAAGAGTCTCCGGCAGGAATTGCGAATACACGCAAACCGACACACCGAAAACAAGAGCAATCCCAATCCCTGAAGCCAGACATTTATTCATTCTCTTGATAAGTCCCGCTCCATAGTTCTGTGCAGTCATGGTTGCCACAGCCGATGATATAGCCATCGGAGGCAGCATAGCAAACACGATGATTTTCTCAACAACACCCAGGGAAGCAGATGCAATGACTCCCATCTGATTGACAATGACAGTGATAATCAGAAAAGAAACATTGATTAAAGCATCCTGCAAAGCAATAGGTGCTCCCAACACCAAGATCTTTTTAGACAGATTCCGGTTCAATCGAATATCTTTCCGTGAAAAATCAAAATGGAATCCGTGCCGGTATAAGAACCAGAGCGCTATTCCAAAGCTGACTCCTTGTGCACTTACAGTAGCAATAGCCGCTCCTGCAGCTCCCCAATGGAAATAACCGACCAATATAAAATCGAGCACTATATTTATCACACATGCCAGCCCAACAAAATAAAGTGGTGTTTTAGAATCACCCAATCCACGCAAAATACCACATACAACATTATATCCTACTATAAACAGAATACCCAGAGAGCATACCAAAATATAGTTTTTCGTATCTACCATCGCTTCGACAGGAGTATGCATCAGTTCTGCTATCCGACTATGAAAAAGCACCATGACTAAAGTTAGCACTACGCCGGTTATTGAAAACAACCATACGGAAGACCCGATAGTAAAAGCTACTTTTCGATTGTCTTTAGCTCCGGTAGCAATAGCAATCAGCACTGTTGTCCCAGTAGTAATACCCAGAATAATACCTGTAATTGTCTGCATCACCTGACTACCAATAGCTACGGCTGCCACACTTGCCGAATCATCATATTGTCCGACAACGAAAAGGTCAGCTCCGCCATAAAGTGCCTGGAGCACATTGGCAATCAGAAAAGGTACTGCAAACTGCAACAATACCTTCGGTACGCTTCCTTGTGTCAAATCTAACTCTTTCATAGTTTCTTCGATACTTTTCCTCTTTATCTTATTTTGTTACAACATAAAAAAAGTGCCGGACAAGCGAATGATTTGCACCATTCATCTTATCCAGCACTATAATTATTATTATAGCACCCTCCGATGAGGATTTTTATGCCTGTCCCTATTTCAGGGCTGCAAATATGGGCTTTGTTTTCATAATTACCAAATTTTAACCGGTTTTTATTTTCTTATGAAGATGTAACTAGCTATATATCAACTATTATCAGACGAGGTTTGGTCTATAGGATCTCCGTTAGAAAAACGAAAGAAAGCTGCCAACCGATCCGGATTCAGCGTATAACGTGCGCGTTCTTTTAATAAGGGTTCCGCATTCATTACGGCACAAGAATGAGAAACTACGGACATCATCGGCCAGTCCTTTAACGAATTTCCTACAACTAAGGTGTGTTCAAAAGATAAACTCAAAGCCTTACATAACTGAATTACCCCCTCTTTTTTACTCGCTTCAGGATGAATGACTGTTATCAGCGGAGCTTTATGAAAAACCTGGCAGGGATTCTCTTTCAACCGGATAAGAATAGCTTCTCTCTGTTCTTTATCACGTACCAATATACTATACTTGTAAACCACTCCTTCATAATTATGAATAGTGACTTTTGCAGATTCTCCATATACCTCCGGATATACTTTCACCGGCAAACACCTGATCTGGCCCGAATAAGATAATAAACCTCCATCTGCAAAAACTCCTCCCCTGAATAAATAGAAAAGAGCCTTTCCCAGCTTTTTCTTCGCCTGCTCCATCGACAGAGAAGTGGCAAGATATAAGGAAACGGACTGTGCCATATATCGTAGAGCGTTAGCATAACTTTCAGAAACTTTTCCCTGTGAATCAGTCAGAGTTCCATCCACATCGAAGAAAACAGTCGTAATAAGTGGCTTGTCCGGTATTCGCCAGAACGCCCCTTCTCCCATGATTCGATGTAAAGGGTGATTGTTCAGGTTACTGAACGCAATATAACAATCACAAACCTTCCTCTCGCAAGATAGCGGCAGAACAGCTCCATCACCTTGATAAAAATTACCAATCTTCACCCGGCTTCGGGGACAAGCATACATATCCCCTTTCCAATCGATAAAACAATTATTCCTTCCTCCTGCGCAAACTTCCCATTGTACCGGAGCATTCTTCAAGTCATACTCAAAAAGATTATCCAGTTGCCTGAAAAACTGAATATCTTCCTGACTTAATGGTGCCCTTAACCCTTGCATAGCATTAATGAATAAATAAATATCCGGTAAAAGAGCATTCCGTAAATCATTGAGTACGGCCTTTGCAGAGGGATTTCCTACCGCTCCGGCACATACCTGTATTCCCGCATGATGGAGTATATGAATCTGATGCGCAAATTTCTCTACCGAAGTCATCTCCGGATGAAAACTGGCCCAAAGCCTTATCTTACTTATCACAGTGGGAGTTACACGAATCTCATCAAGCCAGTGTTTAGCCGGAAAAGAAAGGTTAGTCTGACAGGAAATTCCAGCCACCTGTGGCAATGCTGCCAAGTGCATCATTCCTTTCCGATAATAACGATGGATCAATGCTTCACCGTAAGGAATAATAAATAACTGCAACGGCTCCCCTTTCCATTGTTCAATAGCTGCTATAAAACGATTCCATGCCTGTTCGTCCTGTGTCGTATCTGCCAGATGCGACTTCTTGCCGAAAGGGCAATAAGAACAGGTATAGTTGCAGCTATTCAATTTGCCGCGATAATATATACGCCTGAAGGAAAGTAAAGAGCCTTCGTTTTCCA includes:
- a CDS encoding STM4011 family radical SAM protein, coding for MENEGSLLSFRRIYYRGKLNSCNYTCSYCPFGKKSHLADTTQDEQAWNRFIAAIEQWKGEPLQLFIIPYGEALIHRYYRKGMMHLAALPQVAGISCQTNLSFPAKHWLDEIRVTPTVISKIRLWASFHPEMTSVEKFAHQIHILHHAGIQVCAGAVGNPSAKAVLNDLRNALLPDIYLFINAMQGLRAPLSQEDIQFFRQLDNLFEYDLKNAPVQWEVCAGGRNNCFIDWKGDMYACPRSRVKIGNFYQGDGAVLPLSCERKVCDCYIAFSNLNNHPLHRIMGEGAFWRIPDKPLITTVFFDVDGTLTDSQGKVSESYANALRYMAQSVSLYLATSLSMEQAKKKLGKALFYLFRGGVFADGGLLSYSGQIRCLPVKVYPEVYGESAKVTIHNYEGVVYKYSILVRDKEQREAILIRLKENPCQVFHKAPLITVIHPEASKKEGVIQLCKALSLSFEHTLVVGNSLKDWPMMSVVSHSCAVMNAEPLLKERARYTLNPDRLAAFFRFSNGDPIDQTSSDNS
- a CDS encoding MATE family efflux transporter: MKELDLTQGSVPKVLLQFAVPFLIANVLQALYGGADLFVVGQYDDSASVAAVAIGSQVMQTITGIILGITTGTTVLIAIATGAKDNRKVAFTIGSSVWLFSITGVVLTLVMVLFHSRIAELMHTPVEAMVDTKNYILVCSLGILFIVGYNVVCGILRGLGDSKTPLYFVGLACVINIVLDFILVGYFHWGAAGAAIATVSAQGVSFGIALWFLYRHGFHFDFSRKDIRLNRNLSKKILVLGAPIALQDALINVSFLIITVIVNQMGVIASASLGVVEKIIVFAMLPPMAISSAVATMTAQNYGAGLIKRMNKCLASGIGIALVFGVSVCVYSQFLPETLTAFFTKDAAVVAMAADYLRGYSIDCIVVSFVFCINSYFSGQGNSLFPMIHSLIATFLFRIPLSYWFSQIDSSSLFIMGFAPPISTVVSLLICIWYLRYTQRKLYLRGTMMPAMSN